One Arthrobacter sp. StoSoilB20 DNA segment encodes these proteins:
- a CDS encoding ABC transporter ATP-binding protein/permease yields MNALLPARETSLHAKRVPILSLRGVDRSFPGAKALKEVDLDIHEGEFVAIVGPSGSGKSTLLNVLGLLDTPSGGSYRIRNLNVADLSERQKAALRADVFGFVFQESHMVGRDATARNAVLGLRVRGIGMKVQKQLVMPALKKFGLADRAATPASLLSGGERQRLAIARAVIGAPKVVLADEPTGSLDTGNGQIVIQHLRELSDAGTTVALVTHDPDVASAADRIITMRDGAIIMDTGHNRDSIPAPTTDGIPSPTTEGPESKRAFGRSLRREAADAVADAFSGLTVRPAKALLLIMAFLLGSGGLVAAIGLSESASVKVSTRIDAAASDEVRVTRSAGYPSWETVNSDLNASRRLSGVHDVGVIAELSSSVVQPSTFRPASFPEQPAFNGAVRIIDSAYLRLQGATLSYGDAALLDQSFGGPVAILGQNAAKELGVAKPGPGVVVWLYGQPVPVVGVIGDPGRDPLLPSGIMVGIGSYHLTGNVAASLVLRTDPGMPAAIAEALPKALNPAEPGDVEVQTVADLRELKQGINTDLGRLVAVVSIILLAMACLSAGTTMYLGVLARSSEIALRLALGMRRRVLALMFLTEGAVVGVLGGAGGAAVGMGAVLAYASSEGWAAVVPWYASLWGIAAGLASGTLSAVYPAVLAMRSNPAQLIRS; encoded by the coding sequence ATGAATGCGCTTCTGCCAGCCCGGGAAACGTCCTTGCATGCGAAGCGCGTGCCAATCCTCAGCCTGCGTGGTGTTGACCGCAGTTTCCCCGGCGCGAAGGCGCTGAAGGAAGTGGACCTCGATATCCACGAGGGGGAATTCGTGGCCATTGTGGGCCCATCCGGTTCGGGAAAGTCCACACTGCTCAACGTCCTCGGCCTCCTGGATACACCCTCGGGGGGTTCGTATCGGATCAGGAATCTCAACGTCGCAGATCTCAGCGAGAGGCAGAAGGCGGCTCTACGGGCCGATGTTTTCGGCTTCGTCTTCCAGGAATCGCATATGGTGGGCCGGGATGCCACGGCCCGCAACGCCGTGTTGGGACTGCGTGTGCGGGGAATAGGGATGAAGGTCCAGAAACAACTGGTCATGCCCGCTCTGAAGAAGTTCGGGCTCGCAGACAGGGCAGCAACACCGGCGTCGTTGTTGTCCGGGGGAGAGCGCCAACGTCTGGCTATCGCACGGGCAGTGATCGGAGCACCAAAGGTTGTCCTCGCAGACGAACCCACAGGCAGCCTGGACACCGGGAACGGCCAGATCGTCATTCAGCATCTCCGGGAGCTTAGTGATGCCGGTACCACTGTGGCCTTGGTGACCCACGATCCCGACGTTGCGTCAGCCGCGGACCGCATCATCACCATGCGCGACGGAGCCATCATCATGGACACCGGCCACAACAGGGACAGCATTCCAGCACCAACAACAGACGGCATTCCATCACCCACAACAGAAGGCCCCGAAAGCAAACGTGCCTTCGGTCGGAGCCTGCGCCGTGAGGCAGCAGATGCCGTTGCCGACGCGTTCTCCGGGTTGACCGTCCGCCCAGCCAAAGCCCTACTTCTGATCATGGCGTTTCTCCTTGGCAGCGGAGGGTTGGTTGCGGCCATCGGACTAAGCGAGAGTGCCTCAGTCAAGGTGTCCACGCGGATCGATGCAGCCGCTAGCGACGAAGTCAGGGTGACGCGTTCGGCCGGTTATCCATCGTGGGAAACCGTCAACAGCGACCTCAATGCATCCAGAAGGCTCTCCGGAGTGCATGACGTCGGTGTCATCGCCGAACTCTCATCGTCAGTGGTACAGCCATCCACCTTTCGGCCCGCGTCGTTTCCTGAACAACCGGCTTTCAACGGCGCAGTCCGGATCATCGACTCTGCTTACCTTCGGCTCCAAGGCGCAACCCTGTCCTACGGTGATGCTGCCCTGCTCGACCAATCGTTCGGTGGTCCCGTCGCAATCCTGGGTCAGAACGCTGCCAAGGAACTGGGAGTCGCAAAGCCAGGTCCCGGCGTCGTGGTGTGGCTGTATGGCCAGCCAGTCCCGGTGGTGGGCGTTATTGGGGACCCCGGCCGTGACCCGCTTCTGCCGTCAGGAATCATGGTGGGGATCGGGTCCTACCATTTGACCGGCAATGTGGCGGCAAGCCTGGTCCTTCGGACTGATCCAGGGATGCCGGCGGCCATTGCCGAGGCGCTCCCAAAAGCGCTCAACCCGGCTGAACCCGGCGACGTAGAGGTTCAAACAGTGGCCGATCTTCGGGAACTCAAACAGGGGATTAATACGGACCTCGGCAGACTGGTTGCCGTTGTGTCCATCATCCTGCTCGCCATGGCTTGCCTGAGCGCAGGGACAACCATGTATCTGGGGGTGTTGGCGCGATCCAGCGAAATTGCGCTTCGACTCGCCTTGGGTATGCGTCGAAGAGTGCTCGCCCTAATGTTCCTGACCGAAGGCGCCGTGGTGGGAGTACTCGGCGGGGCTGGAGGAGCAGCCGTCGGGATGGGTGCTGTGCTGGCCTACGCATCCAGTGAAGGTTGGGCGGCTGTGGTCCCTTGGTACGCGTCGCTGTGGGGCATAGCGGCGGGGTTGGCCAGTGGCACCTTGTCGGCTGTGTATCCGGCAGTGCTGGCCATGCGTTCCAACCCGGCGCAACTGATCCGGAGTTAG
- a CDS encoding COX15/CtaA family protein gives MSTASRLPKTIQRFTSKLPTEVNKAVRRLALLSLIGQTILVVTGGAVRLTASGLGCPTWPRCTNDSLVNTPEMGIHGFIEFGNRLLTFALAAVAALMLVYLWNLRKERRDLFLLALGLLASIPAQAIIGGITVLSGLNPWVVGLHFLVSMALVVFSTLLVNRAYGRTGGFMNRTLPGLPSVARPVMLAVAVFSALSVMLGVVVTGAGPHAGDADAPRNDLDWDLFSHIHAVPAYLITAGTLFAVFLVIRGKIGGPFRTAAYLLLGVTLLQAVIGFTQYYNGIPALLVGAHMFGAAVLMSAATNAADLAKHSPVRQQIS, from the coding sequence GTGAGCACGGCATCGCGCCTCCCAAAAACCATTCAACGGTTCACGTCCAAGTTGCCTACCGAAGTCAACAAGGCAGTACGCCGCCTGGCCTTGCTGTCACTCATCGGGCAGACAATCCTGGTGGTGACCGGTGGTGCCGTGCGCCTGACCGCTTCAGGGTTGGGATGCCCCACCTGGCCGCGATGCACCAACGACTCGCTGGTCAATACACCGGAAATGGGCATCCACGGATTCATCGAATTCGGCAACCGCCTGCTGACATTTGCCCTCGCGGCCGTCGCAGCGCTCATGTTGGTGTACTTGTGGAACCTCCGTAAAGAGCGGCGCGACCTCTTTCTTCTGGCCCTGGGCCTCCTGGCGAGCATCCCGGCCCAGGCCATCATCGGCGGCATCACCGTTTTGTCCGGGCTCAACCCGTGGGTTGTGGGCCTGCACTTCCTGGTATCCATGGCTCTGGTGGTGTTCTCCACCTTGCTTGTTAACCGGGCCTACGGCCGAACCGGTGGCTTCATGAACCGGACCCTCCCGGGCCTGCCCTCCGTCGCACGCCCCGTGATGCTGGCTGTCGCCGTCTTCTCCGCACTCTCAGTGATGCTGGGCGTCGTAGTCACTGGCGCCGGTCCCCATGCCGGCGACGCTGATGCCCCCCGCAACGATCTCGACTGGGACCTCTTCTCGCACATCCACGCCGTTCCGGCTTACCTCATCACCGCCGGCACACTGTTCGCTGTGTTCCTGGTGATCCGCGGCAAGATCGGCGGCCCGTTCCGAACGGCGGCCTACCTTCTGCTGGGCGTAACACTGTTGCAGGCAGTCATCGGCTTTACCCAGTACTACAACGGAATCCCGGCGCTGCTGGTTGGTGCGCATATGTTCGGTGCCGCAGTGCTGATGAGCGCGGCCACCAATGCCGCCGACCTCGCCAAGCACAGCCCGGTCCGTCAGCAGATCTCCTAA
- a CDS encoding ABC transporter permease — protein MSKLLSPNAGPASLPRRIMQQGRYETIAMLRNGEQLILAIVLPLMALVGLVVTPLLDGLGGSRVDVATPGILALCAMSTAFTGQGIATGFDRRYGVLRFLSTTPLGKGGLIAGKILAVLVVLCLQVLVVGAIAGVLGWQPRPEGWLPGLGLLVLGAAAFTALGLLVAGTARPEATLAITNLLWILLGALGGIVVPSERLPALLQGIVHFLPSGALGQALRDALLAGTVPFPAVLVLLLWTVLAGAAAIRWFKWN, from the coding sequence ATGAGCAAGCTCCTCTCCCCCAACGCGGGGCCTGCATCGCTGCCGCGCCGCATCATGCAGCAGGGCCGCTACGAAACCATTGCCATGCTTCGGAACGGCGAACAGCTGATCCTCGCGATCGTCCTGCCCTTGATGGCTTTGGTCGGACTGGTAGTGACTCCGCTGCTGGATGGGCTCGGGGGTTCGCGTGTGGACGTTGCCACGCCGGGCATCCTTGCTCTCTGCGCGATGTCCACGGCCTTTACCGGCCAAGGCATTGCAACCGGCTTTGACAGACGCTACGGAGTGCTCCGGTTCCTGTCCACCACCCCACTGGGCAAGGGGGGCCTGATCGCCGGCAAGATCCTCGCCGTACTGGTGGTCCTTTGTCTGCAGGTACTGGTGGTTGGCGCCATTGCCGGCGTCCTCGGGTGGCAACCCAGGCCAGAGGGCTGGCTCCCAGGACTCGGATTGCTGGTTCTGGGCGCTGCCGCCTTTACCGCGCTGGGACTATTGGTCGCCGGTACTGCGCGCCCGGAAGCTACCCTGGCCATCACCAACCTCCTGTGGATCCTGCTCGGAGCTTTAGGCGGCATAGTGGTGCCGTCCGAACGATTGCCCGCATTGCTTCAAGGCATAGTTCACTTCCTTCCTTCGGGGGCCTTGGGTCAGGCACTGCGTGACGCTCTCCTTGCAGGCACTGTGCCCTTCCCCGCCGTCCTCGTTCTTTTGCTGTGGACGGTACTTGCCGGCGCCGCAGCCATCCGCTGGTTCAAGTGGAACTAA
- a CDS encoding ABC transporter ATP-binding protein, which translates to MRSPESPVLTIDGLIKDVGPLASLDGKMLRVVSGVSLVAERGQVTALLGANGAGKTTTLECAQGLQKRTGGSISLLGSDPDKAGAGLRSRVGVMLQDGGLPPSARPIPLLRHIAGMYQNHMDLDALVERLGINQFSRTSVRRLSGGQKQRLALAAALVGNPEILFLDEPSAGLDPQSRQMVFELIAELRDAGMGIVLTTHLMDDAERLADYVYIIDAGHNVVEGTVAELLSHGPASDSAVTDRTLYFDVPGGLDFTGVLGAGLQLTETRSGSYSITGAITPKDLAALTAWWAERNIMPASLRLEARSLEDVFLDISGRDLR; encoded by the coding sequence GTGCGCTCACCCGAATCCCCTGTCCTCACCATAGACGGACTCATTAAGGATGTAGGCCCGTTGGCCTCCCTTGACGGAAAAATGCTCCGGGTGGTCAGCGGAGTGTCCCTGGTCGCCGAGCGCGGCCAAGTGACCGCACTCCTCGGTGCCAATGGGGCAGGCAAGACCACCACCCTCGAATGTGCCCAGGGGCTCCAGAAGCGAACCGGCGGATCTATTTCGCTCCTGGGTTCGGACCCTGATAAAGCCGGCGCCGGGTTGCGGTCCCGCGTAGGCGTGATGCTCCAGGACGGCGGGCTGCCGCCGTCGGCCCGTCCCATACCGCTGCTGCGGCACATCGCCGGCATGTACCAAAACCACATGGACCTGGACGCGCTCGTGGAACGGTTGGGAATCAACCAATTCAGCAGAACCAGCGTGCGCAGGCTCTCCGGCGGCCAAAAGCAACGCCTGGCCCTGGCCGCTGCCTTGGTGGGCAACCCGGAAATCCTCTTCCTTGATGAACCCAGCGCCGGGCTGGATCCGCAATCGCGCCAAATGGTCTTCGAGCTGATCGCCGAACTTCGCGATGCCGGCATGGGAATTGTCCTCACCACACACCTCATGGACGACGCCGAGCGCCTCGCCGACTACGTCTACATCATCGACGCCGGCCACAACGTGGTGGAGGGAACCGTCGCCGAATTGCTCAGCCACGGTCCTGCCTCGGATTCTGCCGTTACGGACCGGACGCTCTACTTCGATGTGCCCGGCGGCCTCGACTTCACGGGCGTCTTGGGGGCCGGCCTCCAGCTGACCGAAACCCGCTCCGGAAGCTACTCCATTACCGGTGCGATCACGCCAAAGGACCTTGCGGCTCTGACTGCCTGGTGGGCGGAACGGAACATCATGCCGGCCTCGCTCCGGTTGGAAGCCCGCAGCCTCGAAGACGTGTTCCTTGATATCTCCGGAAGGGACCTCCGATGA
- a CDS encoding helix-turn-helix domain-containing protein — protein MSSPTSMPSKRHAAAAGAYVAPPTLPDADDRTRDRVLSAVLENGPVSAAELGDLLGFTPAAVRRHLDHLERSGVIEVKRVAKAGSGAGRPARRYVLSSQGQSTLGDDYLNIASSALRRLQELAGEEAVREYAEERFSDMERRYAPEVEAAGDDITARARALSKALSRDRFVASAHSIEAKAPLPAALSSVQLCQGHCPIQRLAAEFPVFCDTETKVFSRLVGVDVRRLSTLAQGGHVCTTHIPTGRPAATASLDVAEQSGNPYQESNNQQERP, from the coding sequence ATGAGCAGTCCAACTTCCATGCCCTCAAAGCGGCATGCTGCAGCGGCAGGGGCCTATGTTGCCCCGCCGACGCTGCCGGACGCGGATGACCGGACCCGGGACCGCGTGCTGAGCGCCGTTCTGGAGAACGGCCCGGTCAGCGCAGCGGAGCTCGGAGATCTTCTCGGCTTCACGCCCGCGGCAGTCCGCCGCCACCTTGACCACCTGGAGCGCAGCGGCGTCATTGAGGTCAAGCGCGTTGCCAAGGCCGGTTCCGGCGCGGGACGTCCCGCACGCCGTTACGTCCTTAGCTCCCAAGGGCAGTCCACCCTTGGCGACGATTACCTGAATATTGCCAGCTCCGCGCTCCGGCGTCTCCAGGAACTCGCCGGCGAAGAGGCCGTCCGTGAATATGCCGAGGAACGCTTCTCGGACATGGAACGGCGCTACGCCCCCGAGGTAGAGGCCGCTGGAGATGACATCACCGCGCGTGCCAGGGCATTGTCCAAGGCCCTGAGCCGGGATCGCTTCGTTGCTTCTGCGCACTCCATTGAGGCCAAGGCTCCGTTGCCGGCTGCCTTGTCCAGCGTCCAGCTCTGCCAGGGCCACTGCCCCATCCAGCGGCTCGCCGCGGAGTTCCCGGTGTTTTGCGACACCGAGACCAAGGTCTTCTCGCGTTTGGTGGGCGTTGACGTCCGGCGCCTCTCAACGTTGGCGCAGGGCGGACACGTTTGCACCACCCACATACCTACCGGGCGCCCGGCTGCCACGGCATCCCTGGATGTCGCAGAGCAGTCCGGGAACCCGTACCAGGAATCAAACAACCAGCAAGAAAGGCCGTGA
- the sufB gene encoding Fe-S cluster assembly protein SufB, with the protein MTDQIAEKAVADGTVISEILEKNPELHGIGNYEYGWADKNDVGANARRGLSEEVVRDISSKKNEPEWMLDLRLKGLKYFDRKPMPTWGADLSGIDFDNIKYFVRSTEKQAATWEDLPEDIRNTYEKLGIPEAERSRLVSGVAAQYESEVVYHQIREDLEAQGVIFLDTDTALREHPEIFQEYFGTIIPVGDNKFASLNTAVWSGGSFVYVPKGVHVDIPLQAYFRINTENMGQFERTLIIADEDSYVHYIEGCTAPIYTSDSLHSAVVEIIVKKGARVRYTTIQNWSTNVYNLVTKRAICEEGATMEWIDGNIGSKVTMKYPAVYLVGEHAKGETLSIAFAGEGQHQDTGSKMVHIAPNTKSSIISKSVARGGGRAAYRGLVQVREGAKHSANTVRCDALLVDTISRSDTYPYIDIREDDVVMGHEATVSRVSEEQLFYLMSRGMPEDEAMAMIVRGFIEPIARELPMEYALELNRLIELQMEGSVG; encoded by the coding sequence ATGACGGACCAAATAGCAGAGAAAGCGGTAGCTGACGGCACTGTGATCTCGGAGATTCTGGAGAAGAATCCCGAACTGCACGGTATCGGAAACTACGAGTACGGCTGGGCCGACAAGAACGACGTAGGCGCCAATGCCCGTCGTGGCCTCAGCGAGGAGGTTGTCCGCGACATCTCCTCGAAGAAGAACGAGCCCGAATGGATGCTCGACCTGCGCCTCAAGGGCCTGAAGTACTTCGATCGCAAGCCCATGCCCACCTGGGGTGCAGACCTCTCCGGCATTGACTTCGACAACATCAAGTACTTTGTGCGTTCCACCGAGAAGCAGGCGGCAACGTGGGAAGACCTTCCCGAAGACATCCGGAACACCTACGAGAAACTGGGCATCCCCGAAGCTGAGCGCAGCCGCCTCGTTTCCGGTGTCGCCGCACAGTACGAGTCCGAGGTTGTCTATCACCAGATCCGTGAGGACCTGGAAGCCCAGGGCGTCATCTTCCTGGACACGGACACCGCACTGCGCGAGCACCCGGAGATCTTCCAGGAGTACTTCGGCACGATCATCCCGGTGGGCGATAACAAGTTTGCCTCGCTCAACACGGCCGTATGGTCCGGCGGTTCCTTCGTGTACGTGCCCAAGGGCGTCCACGTGGATATCCCGCTGCAGGCCTACTTCCGCATCAATACCGAAAACATGGGCCAGTTCGAGCGCACGCTGATCATCGCCGACGAGGACTCCTACGTCCACTACATCGAAGGCTGCACGGCTCCGATCTACACCTCGGACTCACTGCACTCCGCCGTTGTGGAGATCATCGTGAAGAAGGGCGCCCGCGTCCGCTACACGACCATCCAGAACTGGTCCACCAACGTGTACAACCTCGTCACCAAGCGTGCCATCTGCGAAGAGGGCGCCACCATGGAATGGATCGATGGCAACATCGGCTCCAAGGTGACCATGAAGTATCCGGCCGTCTACCTCGTGGGCGAGCACGCCAAGGGTGAGACGCTGTCCATCGCATTCGCCGGCGAAGGCCAGCACCAGGACACCGGCTCCAAAATGGTGCACATCGCACCGAACACCAAGAGCTCCATCATTTCCAAGTCCGTAGCCCGCGGCGGCGGACGTGCAGCTTACCGCGGCCTGGTCCAGGTCCGCGAGGGTGCCAAGCACTCGGCCAACACGGTCCGTTGCGACGCCCTCCTGGTGGACACCATTTCCCGTTCGGACACGTACCCGTACATCGATATCCGCGAGGATGACGTTGTCATGGGCCACGAGGCCACCGTTTCCCGCGTCAGCGAAGAGCAGCTCTTCTATCTGATGTCCCGCGGCATGCCTGAAGACGAGGCCATGGCCATGATCGTGCGCGGCTTCATTGAGCCGATCGCCCGGGAATTGCCCATGGAATACGCTCTTGAGCTGAACCGCCTGATTGAACTGCAGATGGAAGGGTCCGTCGGTTAA
- the sufD gene encoding Fe-S cluster assembly protein SufD has product MTDITTEKARIGAPSAQPFINGFTEEGENLSPVNTGTNTSTTSEQPSAGPLGGASAKSHSHGGGVGIPDSSRAGRLTSYKLADFKPLNGLEEDWRFTPLKRLRGLHTDVLNGAAPAVSVTAPAGVVVETVGRDDQRIGQAAIPEDLVSANAWENFAEATVVTVPAELQAESEVSVLITGAGEAPAAQHIVIVAERFSKSVVVLDHQGSAVVSENVEIIVEDGAELTVVSLQEWADNAVHASSQQAKIGRDAKFKHIVVSLGGDLVRVTPSTRFTAPGADVEMFGLYFADAGQHLEQRLFVDHAVANCKSRVLYKGALQGRNAHSVWVGDVLIRKEAEGTDTYEANRNLVLTDGARADSVPNLEIETGLIEGAGHASATGRFDDEHLFYLMARGIPEKVARRLVVRGFLNEIIQQIKVPAIEDRLTAAVERELAATDN; this is encoded by the coding sequence ATGACTGATATCACTACTGAAAAGGCGCGCATCGGCGCGCCCTCGGCCCAGCCGTTTATCAACGGCTTCACCGAGGAAGGCGAGAACCTTTCGCCCGTGAACACCGGAACAAACACCAGCACGACGTCGGAGCAGCCTTCCGCTGGTCCGCTCGGCGGCGCTTCGGCCAAGAGCCACTCCCACGGCGGTGGCGTTGGCATTCCGGACAGCTCGCGTGCAGGGCGTCTCACGTCCTACAAGCTTGCAGACTTCAAGCCGCTGAACGGCCTTGAGGAAGACTGGCGCTTCACGCCGCTGAAGCGCCTGCGCGGCCTTCACACCGACGTCCTCAACGGCGCAGCTCCGGCTGTGAGCGTTACCGCCCCGGCCGGCGTCGTTGTTGAAACGGTTGGCCGCGATGACCAGCGCATCGGCCAGGCAGCCATCCCGGAGGACCTCGTGTCCGCCAATGCCTGGGAGAACTTCGCCGAGGCCACGGTTGTCACCGTTCCTGCCGAGCTGCAGGCCGAGAGTGAAGTTTCCGTCCTGATCACCGGTGCAGGAGAGGCTCCGGCCGCCCAGCACATCGTGATTGTGGCAGAGCGGTTCTCCAAGTCCGTCGTCGTCCTGGACCACCAGGGTTCCGCGGTTGTTTCCGAGAATGTGGAAATCATCGTTGAAGATGGCGCTGAACTGACTGTTGTCTCGTTGCAGGAATGGGCAGACAACGCCGTCCACGCATCATCGCAGCAGGCCAAGATCGGCCGCGATGCCAAGTTCAAGCACATCGTGGTCAGCCTTGGTGGCGACCTTGTTCGCGTCACGCCGTCCACGCGCTTTACCGCGCCGGGCGCCGACGTCGAAATGTTCGGCCTGTACTTCGCCGACGCCGGACAGCACCTTGAGCAGCGCCTGTTCGTTGACCACGCAGTGGCCAACTGCAAGTCGCGTGTCCTCTACAAGGGTGCGCTGCAGGGCCGCAATGCCCACAGCGTCTGGGTTGGCGACGTCCTGATCCGCAAGGAAGCAGAAGGCACGGACACCTACGAGGCCAACCGCAACCTGGTCCTCACCGACGGCGCCCGCGCAGACTCCGTACCCAACCTCGAAATCGAAACCGGTCTGATCGAGGGCGCGGGCCACGCCAGTGCCACCGGCCGTTTCGATGACGAGCACCTGTTCTACCTCATGGCCCGCGGCATCCCTGAGAAGGTTGCCCGCCGCCTGGTGGTCCGAGGCTTCCTCAACGAGATCATCCAGCAGATCAAGGTTCCGGCAATTGAAGACCGCCTGACCGCAGCTGTTGAGCGCGAACTCGCCGCGACCGACAACTAA
- a CDS encoding non-heme iron oxygenase ferredoxin subunit: MSEETKGELVCSANDIQVKQALRVLIDDYPVAIVKDSMGEIHAIADTCSHADISLSEGEVEGCAIECWGHGSQFDLRSGQPLQLPAYDPVPVFAVTIDGDDVYVDVTNVVNGASVDHY; the protein is encoded by the coding sequence ATGAGTGAAGAAACCAAAGGCGAACTGGTATGCAGCGCCAATGACATCCAGGTCAAGCAAGCGCTGCGCGTCCTGATCGATGACTACCCCGTAGCCATCGTGAAGGATTCCATGGGCGAGATCCACGCCATCGCCGATACTTGCTCGCACGCGGACATCTCGTTGTCCGAAGGTGAGGTTGAAGGCTGCGCGATCGAGTGCTGGGGACACGGTTCCCAGTTTGACCTCCGCAGCGGACAGCCCCTTCAGCTGCCTGCTTATGACCCCGTCCCCGTTTTCGCCGTCACCATCGACGGAGACGACGTTTATGTGGACGTGACCAACGTTGTGAACGGTGCTTCGGTAGACCACTACTGA
- the sufC gene encoding Fe-S cluster assembly ATPase SufC codes for MSTLEIKDLHVSIETEQGTKEILKGVSLTIKTGETHAIMGPNGSGKSTLASTIAGHPRYTVTSGTITLDGEDVLEMSVDERARAGVFLAMQYPVEVPGVTMTNFLRTAKTAIDGEAPALRTWTKDVKAAMQQLRIDADFAQRNVNEGFSGGEKKRVEILQLELFKPKFAILDETDSGLDVDALKVVSEGVNRAHEEGNMGTLLITHYTRILRYIKPDFVHVFVDGKVVEEGGPELADRLEDEGYDRYAPGAGVAVAPAVQA; via the coding sequence ATGTCAACTCTTGAAATCAAGGACCTGCACGTCAGCATCGAGACGGAGCAGGGTACCAAGGAGATCCTGAAGGGCGTCAGCCTCACCATCAAGACCGGTGAAACCCACGCCATCATGGGCCCCAACGGCTCGGGCAAGTCCACCCTGGCCTCCACCATTGCCGGACACCCGCGTTACACCGTTACCAGCGGCACCATCACCCTGGACGGCGAAGACGTACTTGAGATGAGCGTCGACGAGCGCGCCCGGGCAGGCGTCTTCCTGGCCATGCAGTACCCGGTAGAGGTTCCCGGCGTTACCATGACCAACTTCCTGCGCACCGCCAAGACGGCAATCGACGGCGAAGCACCGGCACTGCGTACCTGGACCAAGGACGTCAAGGCTGCCATGCAGCAGCTGCGCATCGACGCCGACTTCGCACAGCGCAATGTCAACGAAGGCTTCTCCGGTGGTGAGAAGAAGCGTGTTGAGATCCTTCAGCTCGAACTCTTCAAGCCGAAGTTCGCCATCCTTGACGAAACCGACTCCGGCCTGGACGTTGACGCGTTGAAGGTTGTCTCCGAGGGCGTCAACCGCGCTCACGAAGAGGGCAACATGGGTACTCTGCTCATCACCCACTACACGCGCATCCTGCGCTACATCAAGCCGGACTTCGTTCACGTGTTTGTTGACGGCAAGGTTGTCGAAGAGGGCGGCCCCGAGCTCGCTGACCGTCTCGAAGATGAGGGCTACGACCGTTACGCCCCGGGCGCCGGCGTAGCCGTTGCCCCTGCTGTGCAGGCCTAG
- a CDS encoding metal-sulfur cluster assembly factor codes for MTEINTARTSLEDVEEALKDVIDPELGVNVVDLGLLYGLKYSDEDGALLIDMTLTTAACPLTDVLEEQVGKSLDGVVDDWRLNWVWMPPWGPERITDDGKDQMRALGFNI; via the coding sequence ATGACCGAAATCAACACGGCGCGGACCAGCCTCGAGGACGTCGAGGAAGCGCTCAAGGACGTCATTGACCCCGAGCTCGGCGTCAACGTGGTGGACCTGGGCCTCCTTTATGGCCTCAAATACTCCGACGAGGACGGCGCGCTCCTGATCGACATGACACTGACGACGGCGGCCTGCCCGCTGACGGACGTGCTTGAAGAGCAGGTGGGCAAATCCCTTGATGGCGTCGTTGACGACTGGCGCCTGAACTGGGTGTGGATGCCGCCATGGGGTCCCGAGCGGATCACCGACGACGGCAAGGACCAGATGCGGGCCCTCGGCTTCAACATCTGA
- a CDS encoding neutral zinc metallopeptidase, protein MSFNDGAQLDPSQVEDRRGSGMGRGTKIGGGIGGGIVVLLLALFGINPNILGDLTGSGTQPPAVDGGSQGAGGIQECQSGADADKRLDCRITGTVNSLNAFWPGYLSDYNVQYPRPKTVIFSEATNTGCGAATSAVGPFYCPADTTAYFDPGFFDELVTRFGSSGGPLAQEYVVAHEFGHHIQNILGNLDQAQQDPQGPQSGAVRVELQADCYAGLWVRHATTQTDASGKPFLDPLTEQDLQDALSAASAVGDDRIQEAATGRVSPESWTHGSSEQRQKWFYQGYTTGDINKCDTFGVAAP, encoded by the coding sequence ATGAGTTTCAATGACGGCGCACAGCTTGACCCCTCCCAAGTGGAGGACCGACGCGGCAGTGGAATGGGCCGCGGGACCAAGATCGGCGGTGGTATTGGCGGCGGAATCGTGGTGCTTCTCCTGGCACTCTTCGGTATCAATCCCAATATCCTTGGCGATCTGACGGGAAGCGGAACCCAGCCTCCCGCCGTCGATGGCGGCAGCCAGGGAGCCGGCGGCATACAGGAATGCCAGTCCGGTGCCGACGCGGACAAGCGGCTCGACTGCCGGATCACCGGTACGGTGAACAGCCTCAATGCTTTTTGGCCTGGCTACCTGTCGGACTACAACGTCCAGTACCCACGGCCGAAGACGGTGATCTTCAGCGAGGCCACCAACACAGGCTGTGGTGCAGCTACCAGTGCAGTTGGCCCCTTCTACTGCCCGGCGGACACTACCGCCTACTTTGATCCGGGATTCTTCGATGAACTGGTGACCCGCTTTGGCTCCTCCGGAGGGCCACTGGCGCAGGAGTACGTAGTAGCCCACGAGTTCGGACACCACATCCAGAACATCCTCGGAAACCTGGACCAGGCCCAGCAGGATCCCCAGGGTCCGCAATCGGGAGCGGTCCGTGTTGAACTCCAGGCAGACTGCTACGCGGGCTTGTGGGTCCGGCATGCCACCACGCAGACCGATGCCAGCGGCAAGCCCTTCCTTGATCCGTTGACCGAACAAGACCTGCAGGATGCCTTGTCCGCCGCCTCCGCGGTAGGCGATGACCGGATCCAGGAGGCCGCCACCGGCCGGGTATCTCCTGAATCTTGGACGCACGGCTCCAGTGAGCAGCGCCAGAAGTGGTTCTATCAGGGGTACACCACTGGCGACATCAACAAGTGCGACACGTTTGGTGTGGCCGCACCTTAG